The following coding sequences lie in one Gammaproteobacteria bacterium genomic window:
- a CDS encoding NifU N-terminal domain-containing protein yields the protein MPKIAEIESTPNPNAIKFVLKEPLTFGVKRSYDSAAAAANDPLAATLFGFPHVTNVFYVDHWVTVTQDGAASWPELLKQLAVPIRAAQPASAQTAEFQSAPPSIIEDPRLAAISALIDEHIRPYLMSDGGDLQLLELDGNLLKVRYHGACGTCPSSLAGTLSAIENLVHSIEPDIEVVAE from the coding sequence ATGCCGAAAATTGCAGAGATTGAAAGTACCCCGAATCCCAACGCGATCAAGTTCGTGTTGAAGGAACCGCTCACCTTTGGCGTGAAGCGTTCCTATGACAGCGCCGCCGCCGCGGCAAACGATCCTTTGGCGGCGACCCTGTTCGGCTTCCCGCACGTCACCAACGTGTTTTACGTGGACCACTGGGTTACGGTCACCCAGGACGGCGCGGCCTCGTGGCCGGAATTGTTGAAGCAACTCGCCGTGCCCATCCGTGCGGCGCAGCCGGCCAGCGCTCAGACGGCCGAGTTTCAGAGCGCTCCACCGTCCATCATCGAAGATCCTCGTCTCGCCGCAATCAGCGCGCTGATTGATGAGCACATCCGGCCCTATCTGATGAGCGACGGCGGCGATCTGCAACTCCTGGAGCTGGACGGCAATCTGCTCAAGGTGCGCTATCACGGCGCCTGCGGAACCTGCCCCAGCTCACTGGCCGGCACCCTGTCCGCGATTGAAAATTTGGTGCACTCGATTGAGCCGGATATCGAGGTAGTCGCTGAATAA
- a CDS encoding cysteine desulfurase, giving the protein MDVDRIREDFPILQRRFHDKPLVYLDNAASSQMPKPVIDRLVRYQTQEHANVHRAVHHLSEIATAGYEGARRKVRQFLNAGDEREIIFTRGTTESINLVMHGYGRPFIGAGDEIILSAMEHHSNIVPWQMLCQEKGAKLRVIPMNDNGELLLDDYKKLFNERTKFVALAHVSNALGTINPVREMISIAHHHGVPVLLDGAQAAPHLTVDVQALDCDFYAFSGHKMYGPTGIGILYGKAALLEKMQPYQGGGDMILSVTFERTTYNTIPYKFEAGTPPIAAAIGLGAAIDYVAAIGLDRIAAYEEELLNYATAQLSALSGVRLIGTAHHKAAVLSFEIDGIHPHDIGTILNEDGIAIRAGHHCAQPVMQRFGVPATARASFAFYNSFEEVDALVAGIKNVQRMFS; this is encoded by the coding sequence CTGGATGTGGACCGGATCCGTGAGGACTTTCCCATCCTGCAGCGCCGCTTCCACGACAAGCCGCTGGTCTATTTGGATAATGCGGCGAGCAGTCAGATGCCGAAGCCTGTGATTGATCGGCTGGTGCGCTATCAGACCCAGGAGCACGCCAATGTGCATCGCGCCGTGCACCACTTGAGCGAGATCGCGACGGCGGGCTATGAGGGCGCGCGCCGCAAGGTCAGGCAATTTCTCAATGCGGGAGACGAGCGCGAAATTATCTTTACTCGCGGCACCACCGAATCCATCAATCTCGTCATGCACGGCTATGGACGCCCCTTCATCGGCGCCGGTGACGAGATCATCCTATCCGCTATGGAGCATCACTCCAACATCGTGCCGTGGCAGATGCTATGTCAGGAAAAAGGCGCGAAGCTGCGCGTCATTCCCATGAATGACAACGGTGAGCTGTTGCTCGATGACTACAAAAAATTGTTCAACGAGCGCACCAAGTTCGTTGCCCTCGCCCACGTCTCGAACGCCCTGGGGACCATCAATCCGGTGCGCGAGATGATTTCAATCGCGCACCATCACGGCGTGCCCGTGCTGCTGGACGGGGCTCAGGCCGCGCCGCATTTGACCGTTGACGTCCAGGCGCTCGACTGCGATTTTTACGCCTTTTCAGGGCACAAGATGTACGGCCCGACGGGCATCGGTATCCTCTATGGCAAGGCGGCCTTGCTGGAAAAGATGCAGCCTTATCAAGGCGGCGGTGACATGATTCTGAGCGTCACCTTCGAGCGCACGACGTACAACACCATCCCCTATAAATTCGAGGCCGGTACACCGCCTATTGCGGCGGCCATCGGCCTGGGTGCGGCCATTGATTATGTCGCTGCGATCGGCCTCGACCGCATCGCTGCGTATGAGGAGGAATTATTAAACTATGCGACAGCGCAACTCAGCGCCCTATCAGGCGTGCGCCTCATCGGCACTGCGCACCACAAGGCGGCCGTGCTGTCGTTTGAAATTGACGGTATCCACCCCCATGATATCGGGACGATACTCAACGAAGACGGCATCGCCATCCGCGCCGGTCATCACTGTGCGCAACCCGTCATGCAGCGCTTCGGTGTACCGGCCACGGCGCGCGCCTCGTTTGCGTTTTACAACTCCTTCGAGGAGGTGGATGCGCTGGTCGCTGGCATCAAGAACGTGCAACGGATGTTTAGCTGA
- a CDS encoding SUF system NifU family Fe-S cluster assembly protein → MDTKQLYQEVILDHNKKPRNYGALENANRRAEGHNPLCGDHIILSVRVEDERIENLAFQGEGCAICKASASMMTAYVKGKTLQEADQMVQEFREMATGKLNVAHQPHHLGRLTVFAGVRDLPARVKCAILPWHTLHAAFSNEHVASTEGADEPMKAIVGNV, encoded by the coding sequence ATGGACACCAAACAGCTCTACCAGGAAGTGATCCTGGATCACAACAAAAAGCCGCGTAACTATGGTGCGCTGGAGAATGCCAATCGCCGCGCGGAAGGACACAATCCGCTGTGTGGCGATCACATTATCCTGTCGGTGCGTGTCGAGGATGAGCGCATCGAAAATCTCGCCTTTCAGGGCGAGGGTTGCGCGATCTGCAAGGCCTCGGCCTCGATGATGACCGCCTACGTAAAAGGCAAGACGCTGCAGGAGGCGGACCAGATGGTGCAGGAGTTTCGCGAGATGGCCACCGGTAAACTCAATGTCGCCCATCAGCCTCATCACCTGGGCAGGCTCACCGTGTTCGCGGGCGTGCGCGACCTGCCGGCGCGTGTGAAGTGCGCGATTCTGCCCTGGCACACACTGCATGCCGCATTCAGTAATGAACATGTGGCCTCGACCGAAGGGGCGGATGAACCTATGAAGGCTATCGTCGGAAACGTATAG
- the fsa gene encoding fructose-6-phosphate aldolase, which yields MKFFIDTAHIEDIRKAAELGMADGVTTNPSLMAKESGISFHEQIKLICDLVKGPVSAEVTALDYAGMLKQGQELAKIAPNITVKVPLTPEGLRACRALSDAGTMVNVTLCFSAAQAILAAKAGATFVSPFVGRIDDVGEHGMELIAEIVDIYNNYDWKTQVLVASIRHPTHVIEAARIGAHVATMPFKVLEQMYKHPLTANGLDQFLADWKKSGL from the coding sequence ATGAAATTTTTTATAGACACGGCGCATATCGAGGACATCCGCAAGGCCGCCGAACTCGGCATGGCCGACGGCGTCACCACCAATCCCTCACTGATGGCCAAGGAAAGCGGCATCAGCTTTCACGAACAGATCAAACTCATCTGCGACCTCGTCAAAGGCCCGGTGAGCGCCGAAGTCACGGCCCTTGACTACGCGGGGATGCTCAAGCAAGGCCAGGAATTGGCCAAGATCGCGCCGAATATCACGGTCAAGGTGCCGCTCACACCCGAGGGCCTGCGCGCCTGCCGCGCCCTGTCCGATGCCGGCACGATGGTCAATGTCACGCTTTGTTTCTCCGCCGCCCAGGCGATCCTCGCCGCCAAGGCGGGCGCGACTTTTGTCTCGCCGTTTGTCGGCCGCATTGATGACGTCGGCGAACACGGGATGGAATTGATCGCCGAGATCGTGGACATTTATAACAACTACGACTGGAAGACGCAGGTATTGGTCGCTTCCATCCGCCACCCCACGCACGTGATCGAAGCGGCGCGCATCGGGGCGCATGTCGCCACGATGCCATTCAAGGTGCTGGAGCAGATGTACAAGCACCCGCTTACCGCCAATGGCCTCGATCAGTTCCTCGCAGACTGGAAAAAGAGCGGGCTCTAA